The Bacillus carboniphilus genome contains a region encoding:
- a CDS encoding polynucleotide kinase-phosphatase encodes MDIVLPHACIVLLIGPSNSGKTTFLKKLLEENQIDPSEIVSSDDCRLLVSDKEFINMEGDSQDQVDLLFDEYKSISIEAFAIMDTLIQSRCKLNKRTFVDATHLNPEDRMRMITIAQKNHLPIVSLVFDTDQELLLERDEKRDFPRGKRRIKQQYHTFKKEKRFIKKEPYLATYFMNSDEDIHLIRKKNPLELEIGAGIDIIGDIHGCFDELLLLLEKLGYEKDVQGHYVHPEGRKFLSLGDIMSRGPQSLNTMLFFLEHVENDLAYMIDSNHGWKIARWLDGKNVTLKHGDEKVEEEFQIYEKRQGEEETAKLAIRLKKLLLEAPSHYVLKQNGIGLVVCTHAGIKDEFISKQSPDIQDFCRYGETDGLDERGKPVRVDWTVDHKTSHLIIWGHEPKPAPFINNNTLNIDQGAVFGGKLTAFRYPEKQLISIPAKENYAQEVDNPLKKWEQIRLNPPNIEKYLEGYSVTSDFGNVKIPKEYVYPAIDTFSHFTVPLEDLVYIPPTMSPTPNPSQKEDYLEHPQEAIDYYRSKGIQTLIAEKKHMGSRAILLLFKDKQASVKYVGREGLGTIYTRSGRRFFDEATEEKLLININNDLLKSGYFEKYDTDFILLDAEIMPWNLKAQELIKSQYAHVSEHAILDRKTIKDKLTKAKNNMDGLQSWLDEYETKLDNAHLFKYVFQQYCWDVHDIEQIQIAPFHLLAHSKETFFHQTHLWHMDMNRTFAECSNFFVETEYKIITNQESEEEVIVWWERLTEDGHEGIVIKPECFLTESKGKLIQPAIKVRGRKYLHIIYGMDYLQPENLTRLKKRNTNKKQKLALKEFSLGMEGIKRFVHLESVERIHECVLGTLALESDPVDPRL; translated from the coding sequence ATGGATATTGTCTTGCCACACGCTTGTATCGTTCTGTTAATAGGCCCATCGAATAGTGGAAAAACGACATTTTTGAAAAAGTTATTAGAGGAAAATCAAATAGATCCTTCAGAAATTGTAAGTTCTGATGATTGTCGATTGTTAGTCAGTGATAAAGAATTCATTAACATGGAAGGAGACTCTCAAGATCAAGTTGATCTCCTTTTTGATGAATATAAAAGCATTTCGATAGAAGCGTTTGCTATCATGGATACCCTTATTCAATCGAGATGTAAGTTAAATAAACGAACATTTGTTGATGCTACTCACCTTAATCCTGAAGACCGAATGAGAATGATTACAATAGCTCAAAAAAATCATCTCCCTATTGTTTCGCTTGTCTTTGATACGGATCAAGAATTGTTGCTAGAAAGAGATGAGAAAAGGGATTTTCCACGAGGAAAGAGGAGGATTAAACAACAATATCACACATTCAAAAAAGAAAAGAGGTTCATAAAAAAAGAACCTTATTTGGCAACTTACTTTATGAATAGTGATGAGGACATCCATTTAATAAGAAAGAAAAATCCTCTTGAGCTAGAGATAGGAGCAGGAATAGATATTATTGGGGATATTCATGGTTGCTTTGATGAATTACTTTTACTACTAGAGAAACTCGGATATGAAAAAGATGTTCAAGGCCATTATGTTCACCCAGAAGGAAGGAAATTTTTATCGCTAGGAGATATTATGAGCAGAGGGCCTCAATCGCTTAACACGATGCTTTTTTTTCTTGAACACGTTGAGAATGACCTTGCTTATATGATTGATAGTAACCATGGGTGGAAAATTGCTCGTTGGTTAGACGGTAAAAACGTGACGTTAAAACATGGGGATGAAAAAGTAGAAGAAGAATTTCAAATTTATGAAAAGAGACAAGGGGAAGAAGAAACAGCAAAGTTAGCAATACGACTAAAAAAATTACTGTTGGAGGCACCTTCTCATTATGTTTTAAAACAAAATGGGATTGGGTTAGTTGTATGTACACACGCTGGAATAAAAGATGAATTTATTTCAAAGCAATCACCTGATATTCAAGATTTTTGCCGATATGGAGAAACAGATGGACTAGATGAAAGAGGAAAACCAGTAAGGGTCGATTGGACAGTAGATCATAAAACGAGTCATTTGATTATTTGGGGGCATGAACCTAAACCGGCGCCATTTATTAATAATAACACTCTTAATATTGACCAAGGGGCTGTTTTCGGTGGGAAATTAACGGCTTTTCGTTATCCAGAAAAACAACTAATTTCTATTCCAGCTAAAGAAAATTACGCTCAAGAAGTAGACAACCCACTGAAAAAATGGGAACAAATTCGGTTGAATCCGCCAAATATTGAAAAATATTTAGAAGGCTATTCTGTAACAAGTGACTTTGGTAACGTTAAGATTCCGAAAGAATATGTATATCCAGCTATCGATACGTTCTCTCATTTCACTGTTCCTTTGGAGGATTTAGTTTACATTCCACCAACGATGAGTCCAACACCAAATCCTTCACAGAAAGAGGATTATTTAGAGCATCCACAAGAAGCCATTGACTATTATCGTAGCAAAGGTATACAAACATTAATTGCGGAAAAAAAGCATATGGGAAGTAGAGCTATTTTACTTTTATTTAAAGATAAACAAGCTTCAGTTAAATATGTTGGAAGAGAAGGGTTAGGGACTATTTATACGAGATCGGGAAGACGTTTTTTTGATGAAGCTACAGAAGAGAAACTCCTGATAAATATTAATAATGACTTACTTAAAAGCGGTTATTTTGAAAAATATGATACCGACTTTATCCTTTTAGATGCTGAAATTATGCCTTGGAATTTAAAAGCACAGGAACTAATTAAGAGTCAGTATGCACATGTTTCTGAACATGCGATTCTGGACAGAAAAACCATAAAAGACAAGTTAACTAAAGCGAAAAATAACATGGACGGCTTACAAAGCTGGTTAGATGAGTATGAGACAAAGCTCGACAATGCCCATCTATTCAAATATGTTTTTCAACAATACTGTTGGGATGTTCATGATATTGAACAAATTCAAATTGCTCCTTTCCATTTGCTTGCACATAGTAAGGAAACCTTCTTTCATCAGACACATCTATGGCATATGGATATGAATAGAACGTTCGCTGAATGCTCAAACTTTTTTGTTGAAACTGAGTATAAAATTATTACAAACCAAGAAAGTGAAGAAGAAGTCATTGTGTGGTGGGAACGTTTAACAGAAGATGGACATGAAGGAATCGTTATAAAACCCGAGTGTTTTTTGACCGAATCAAAGGGAAAGTTAATTCAACCTGCTATTAAGGTAAGAGGTCGTAAATATCTACATATTATTTATGGGATGGATTATTTGCAGCCTGAGAATCTTACTCGATTGAAGAAACGAAACACAAATAAAAAGCAAAAATTAGCTTTGAAGGAATTTTCATTAGGTATGGAAGGAATTAAACGGTTTGTCCATTTAGAATCTGTTGAAAGAATTCATGAATGTGTTTTAGGAACATTAGCATTGGAATCAGATCCTGTTGATCCAAGGCTGTAA
- a CDS encoding CBO0543 family protein, with the protein MNKRTIEEYNKIYVQNQETIKSYVDYWKENVLFQWEWWLLVAFLVVPWLLFLRYKNKERLPEILIFGLLWINTSILLDGLGYNFGAWGYPVQIIPYLQKALPYDLAIIPVTFMFMYQLFPKGLAFYVANLICSFGASYIAEPLSEWVHLYEINDWEYIYSFIIYFILNTLFRLLTLKITTFHRE; encoded by the coding sequence ATGAACAAGCGTACAATTGAAGAATACAATAAAATATACGTCCAAAACCAAGAAACCATTAAGTCTTACGTTGACTATTGGAAGGAAAATGTTTTGTTTCAATGGGAATGGTGGTTACTTGTGGCTTTCTTAGTCGTACCTTGGCTATTATTTCTTCGTTATAAAAACAAAGAACGACTCCCAGAGATTTTAATTTTTGGTCTACTCTGGATAAATACCTCTATTCTTTTAGATGGGCTCGGTTATAACTTCGGAGCATGGGGATATCCAGTTCAAATCATTCCCTATCTTCAGAAAGCACTACCATATGACTTAGCCATCATACCTGTTACTTTTATGTTTATGTATCAGCTCTTCCCAAAAGGGTTAGCGTTTTATGTTGCCAATCTAATCTGTTCATTCGGTGCTTCTTACATTGCTGAACCTCTTAGTGAGTGGGTTCATCTTTACGAAATAAACGATTGGGAATACATTTATTCTTTTATTATCTATTTTATCTTAAATACTCTTTTTCGTTTACTGACTTTAAAAATCACAACTTTCCATAGGGAATAA
- a CDS encoding methyltransferase domain-containing protein → MQLSIKATGENVRVLSFLLAKNPQNLYERKQNGHLVRLFYNTFEKNEVEATIFVTPDPIELVKNSSERYDITSYINDREFAISSIFCSLTRSALGTALNGKPKEEYSKWVSHCFNLEFSFGPIASDLSDQQIIDLFAPIGYNVSISKGDTNYQFDFKTVSSARFVQIEKKTTLHMGLRQLFVLIPVLDNYKHYYIDEKEIEKIERYGEGWLDLHPQRNFILKRSLRFKEVIRLVEDIQPNESRKSKGLNDWRYETIIDHIKKLTKHESIIDFGSGEGNLSLKLGFLKGVREILAVEPSLSSATKARKRFEEASEEKGFLYPIPIISSLFYFDRRLKNKDIVILCEVIEHIDSSRLPRVMDMLLHQYQPNSLIITTPNREYNQVYQLEDEYRHGDHRFEWTREEFKKRCHTYNQHSKYDLFFYEIGESHERFGAPTQMCTFIRKEK, encoded by the coding sequence ATGCAGTTATCAATAAAAGCAACGGGAGAAAATGTTAGGGTTTTATCCTTTTTATTGGCAAAAAACCCGCAAAATTTATATGAAAGAAAGCAAAATGGTCATTTAGTTAGATTGTTTTACAATACGTTTGAAAAGAATGAGGTGGAAGCGACTATTTTCGTTACGCCTGATCCAATTGAATTGGTAAAAAATAGTTCCGAACGATACGACATCACTTCGTATATAAACGATCGAGAGTTTGCCATTAGTAGTATTTTTTGCTCCCTTACTCGATCAGCTCTTGGCACTGCTCTTAATGGAAAGCCAAAAGAAGAATATTCAAAATGGGTGAGTCATTGTTTTAATTTAGAATTCAGTTTTGGACCAATAGCTTCTGATTTATCGGACCAGCAAATAATTGATCTTTTTGCTCCCATAGGATATAACGTTTCTATATCTAAAGGCGACACGAATTATCAATTTGACTTTAAAACAGTCAGCTCGGCTAGGTTTGTTCAAATAGAAAAGAAAACGACGTTACATATGGGATTAAGACAATTGTTTGTTCTAATACCTGTTTTGGATAATTATAAGCATTATTATATAGATGAGAAAGAAATTGAAAAAATCGAACGATACGGGGAAGGATGGCTCGATCTTCATCCGCAAAGGAACTTTATCTTAAAAAGATCGTTAAGGTTTAAGGAAGTCATTCGGTTAGTTGAAGATATTCAACCAAATGAAAGTAGAAAGAGTAAAGGATTAAATGATTGGCGTTACGAAACCATCATTGACCATATCAAAAAGCTAACAAAGCATGAGTCTATTATTGATTTTGGCTCTGGTGAAGGAAATTTGTCGTTAAAATTAGGATTTTTAAAAGGAGTCAGAGAAATTTTAGCAGTAGAACCGTCATTATCATCAGCAACAAAGGCAAGAAAACGCTTTGAGGAAGCAAGCGAAGAAAAGGGATTTTTATACCCAATACCGATAATAAGCTCACTTTTTTACTTTGACCGAAGGTTAAAAAATAAAGACATTGTTATTTTATGTGAGGTTATTGAACATATTGATTCATCAAGACTTCCAAGGGTGATGGATATGCTATTGCATCAATATCAACCCAATAGTTTGATAATTACAACGCCAAATAGAGAATATAATCAGGTTTATCAGTTAGAAGATGAGTATAGACATGGTGACCATCGGTTTGAATGGACACGTGAAGAGTTTAAAAAAAGATGTCACACTTATAACCAACATAGCAAGTATGATCTTTTTTTCTATGAAATAGGTGAATCTCATGAACGGTTTGGAGCACCTACTCAAATGTGTACATTTATAAGGAAGGAGAAATAA
- a CDS encoding pentapeptide repeat-containing protein produces MGKTTQPTPPKIPAHLDRIDSIVDQEMNGVILTDQEIANHESEKLYLDKTVFENVSFHNVSLRFSELTDVKFIKCDLSNLDLSDAIIHRVEIIDSKIMGINLSGAALRNVKFFNCMANLASFSFSDLKQIRFEQCSLVQTDFYESKFLNVFYDGCNVNKANFAEVTMKKLDLSSCQFENLTVSMEKLEGCIVSPEQALGFAKAIGLVIKEQ; encoded by the coding sequence ATGGGAAAAACAACTCAACCGACTCCACCGAAAATCCCTGCACATTTAGATCGTATTGATTCAATAGTTGATCAAGAAATGAATGGTGTAATTCTTACTGACCAGGAGATTGCTAACCATGAGAGTGAAAAACTCTATTTAGATAAAACGGTATTTGAAAATGTATCATTTCACAATGTTTCATTGAGATTTAGTGAGTTGACAGATGTAAAGTTTATTAAATGTGATTTATCTAACCTAGATTTAAGTGATGCTATCATTCATCGCGTGGAAATAATTGACTCGAAAATCATGGGGATTAATCTGTCAGGAGCGGCTTTAAGAAATGTAAAGTTCTTCAATTGCATGGCTAATCTAGCTTCGTTTAGTTTTTCAGATTTAAAGCAAATTAGATTTGAACAATGTTCACTTGTTCAAACGGATTTTTATGAATCAAAGTTTCTGAATGTTTTCTATGATGGATGTAATGTGAATAAAGCTAATTTTGCTGAGGTGACGATGAAGAAACTCGATTTAAGTTCTTGTCAGTTTGAGAACCTCACTGTATCAATGGAAAAGCTTGAAGGGTGTATCGTCTCACCTGAACAAGCACTTGGTTTTGCGAAAGCAATTGGACTGGTTATAAAGGAGCAATAA
- a CDS encoding ABC transporter ATP-binding protein has protein sequence MIEISQLSKKYRTGKIGFQPFTYQVPLGQCVALLGGNGAGKSTFLKLLTNNIRPTTGQVNWGEDQFAYMPDDLEFPANLTAIEAIKLLGTLKKVDSKKCNSLLKEVGLYEVRNERINTYSKGMKQRLSFVQTLLSDEKVLLLDEPTNGLDPYWVKWLKNRLLEEKSKGKTIVFSTHTLSFVEELADEVLFFYEGKVILQDNVKSLLQESRSLEDVIVEKIEKLIMKKD, from the coding sequence TTGATTGAAATCAGTCAACTTTCAAAAAAATATCGAACAGGAAAAATAGGGTTTCAGCCTTTTACTTATCAAGTTCCTTTAGGACAATGTGTGGCGTTACTAGGTGGAAATGGAGCTGGAAAAAGCACATTTTTGAAATTATTAACGAACAATATTCGTCCAACAACAGGTCAAGTGAACTGGGGAGAAGATCAATTTGCTTATATGCCAGACGACCTTGAGTTCCCAGCAAACTTAACAGCGATAGAAGCCATAAAATTATTGGGGACTTTAAAAAAAGTCGATAGTAAGAAGTGTAATTCTTTATTGAAAGAAGTTGGTTTATATGAAGTAAGAAATGAACGAATCAACACGTATTCAAAAGGAATGAAACAACGGTTATCGTTTGTTCAAACGCTATTGTCTGATGAAAAGGTACTTTTATTAGACGAGCCAACAAATGGCTTAGATCCATACTGGGTTAAATGGTTAAAGAATCGACTGCTTGAGGAGAAAAGTAAAGGGAAAACGATCGTTTTTTCAACGCATACTTTATCATTTGTTGAAGAACTAGCGGATGAAGTATTGTTTTTTTATGAAGGAAAGGTTATTCTTCAAGATAATGTAAAGAGCCTTTTACAAGAATCAAGGTCACTTGAAGACGTCATTGTCGAAAAAATAGAAAAGTTAATCATGAAAAAGGATTAA
- a CDS encoding ABC transporter permease: protein MNKLKVFISSEQKSMFRNRTFFLFGLLFTFLLMTITSIQLFSLPPTASFTRFSASILNVLLFLLPLFTLTIGSLSISTDVESKWFSLMKTYPLNMMSYTTGKLISLFFSFCTMLIIGFGFVILFYSLQRGHHLDWLLFFLSIGTVAIFSSLSILIGCLATNRIHSLSLSLTVWAFFLLIYDYMIMSLGTIVSGNLLKNMVIVLTFTNPAEWLRTGFMIYSGYSSTLGPVYYEFSSFFLSPIGMTVYVIISGLWVVIPIFISNFILKRKES from the coding sequence ATGAACAAATTAAAAGTATTTATTTCGTCTGAACAAAAAAGTATGTTTAGGAATCGCACGTTCTTCCTGTTCGGCTTACTTTTTACATTTTTATTAATGACAATTACGAGTATTCAGCTTTTTTCATTGCCACCTACGGCTTCCTTTACAAGGTTTTCTGCTTCTATTTTAAATGTATTATTATTCTTACTACCTTTGTTTACATTGACGATTGGTTCTTTATCAATCTCTACCGACGTTGAGTCTAAATGGTTCTCGCTCATGAAGACATATCCACTAAATATGATGAGTTATACGACAGGAAAGCTAATTTCATTGTTTTTCTCTTTTTGTACGATGTTAATCATAGGATTTGGCTTTGTGATTTTATTTTATTCTCTTCAACGTGGTCATCATTTGGATTGGTTATTATTTTTCCTTTCGATCGGTACGGTTGCAATTTTTTCTTCTTTATCAATTTTAATAGGGTGCTTGGCGACAAACCGAATACATAGTTTATCTTTATCATTAACTGTATGGGCGTTTTTCTTACTTATCTATGATTATATGATAATGTCTTTAGGTACGATCGTGTCGGGAAATCTATTGAAGAATATGGTTATTGTTTTAACATTTACTAATCCAGCTGAATGGCTTCGAACAGGGTTTATGATTTATTCTGGTTATTCTTCTACTCTTGGACCGGTCTATTATGAATTTTCCAGCTTTTTTTTATCACCAATAGGAATGACTGTATATGTAATCATTTCAGGACTATGGGTTGTTATCCCCATCTTTATCAGCAATTTTATTTTGAAAAGAAAGGAGAGTTAA
- a CDS encoding YncE family protein: protein MAISLNTQQLYVVDSILVLGIFTNVIDLLTNMVTTTLSGTFNGVAANNLLNTVYFVDRFNNIVGVLDADTNLFVDTITGFFDPYSIAVNELTQRVYVADDNNVVEIDATTNSILNTML from the coding sequence ATGGCAATCAGTCTTAATACCCAGCAATTATACGTTGTGGATTCAATTCTAGTATTAGGTATTTTTACAAATGTAATTGATCTACTGACAAATATGGTTACAACTACACTATCAGGAACGTTCAATGGAGTTGCGGCAAACAATCTATTAAATACGGTTTACTTTGTTGATAGATTCAATAATATAGTAGGTGTCCTTGATGCGGATACGAATCTTTTTGTCGACACGATAACGGGCTTCTTTGACCCATATAGCATAGCGGTTAACGAACTAACTCAGAGGGTATACGTGGCAGATGATAATAACGTTGTTGAGATTGATGCAACAACCAACTCTATTTTAAATACGATGCTTTAG
- a CDS encoding DIP1984 family protein, whose product MKITLAQAVPLRSIISRYIADLLEERDSVSTVETIVGEKYEKPVRSVDDVTIEIERSRKDFRRLDTSMAEMNLQAKVFWDDKEISITEAIELAKQLREEVNVFKEYGKRKKQTLSSNWHHEEKVMIHTLYDPEEYRKKALKLERQVNRLSQDIEAKNHQVEFEFKSATRYLDY is encoded by the coding sequence TTGAAAATTACTTTAGCACAAGCGGTTCCTTTAAGAAGCATTATTTCAAGATATATTGCTGATTTACTAGAGGAAAGAGATTCCGTTTCGACAGTAGAAACAATTGTTGGAGAAAAATATGAAAAGCCTGTACGATCAGTGGATGATGTCACGATTGAAATCGAAAGATCCCGAAAAGACTTTAGACGGTTAGATACTTCAATGGCGGAAATGAATTTGCAAGCTAAGGTTTTCTGGGACGATAAGGAGATTTCTATTACAGAAGCAATCGAACTAGCTAAACAATTACGTGAAGAGGTAAATGTGTTTAAGGAATACGGAAAAAGGAAGAAACAAACGTTATCTTCGAATTGGCATCATGAGGAGAAGGTTATGATCCATACCTTATATGATCCTGAAGAGTATCGAAAAAAAGCATTGAAATTAGAACGACAAGTCAACAGACTGTCTCAAGATATTGAAGCGAAAAATCATCAAGTAGAGTTTGAGTTTAAAAGCGCAACAAGATATTTAGATTACTAA
- a CDS encoding alpha/beta fold hydrolase has translation MVSRSIYRSIEGKRRIQRYYETYLNVLPVVFERRFILTDAGKTHVLVTGPQDAKPLFILQGGNCIYPMTLSWFTPLLNQYRIYAPDTIGHPGFSEEKRISAKGDCFAKWIIQLMDSLKIANSAFIGPSYGAGIVLRLATYHPERISCSALVAPAGISLGLKTKMVMNILIPLFLYRITSSQKQLKKITTAMSDGDMGDLDQQIIGDIFKYVKLEQDMPKLTEKKDLLHYYSPTLVITGVNDIFFPVERLSDIVKDIIPNLITFRTIDMGHFPSNEGLLKINNDITDFLDSYY, from the coding sequence ATGGTTAGTAGGTCGATTTATAGGAGTATTGAAGGAAAAAGAAGGATTCAACGATATTATGAAACTTATTTAAATGTTCTTCCTGTGGTGTTTGAACGTAGGTTTATTCTTACTGACGCTGGTAAAACCCATGTGTTAGTCACAGGTCCTCAAGATGCTAAGCCTTTATTTATATTGCAAGGTGGTAATTGTATTTATCCGATGACTTTGTCGTGGTTTACTCCCTTACTTAATCAGTATAGAATTTATGCACCTGATACAATAGGTCATCCGGGGTTTAGTGAGGAAAAACGAATTTCTGCAAAGGGTGATTGTTTTGCTAAATGGATCATTCAACTGATGGATTCCCTTAAGATAGCAAATAGTGCTTTTATTGGTCCCTCCTACGGTGCTGGTATCGTTCTAAGACTTGCTACATATCATCCGGAAAGAATAAGTTGTTCTGCCTTAGTTGCCCCAGCGGGAATTTCACTAGGATTGAAAACCAAAATGGTAATGAATATTTTAATCCCACTCTTTTTATATAGAATCACATCATCCCAGAAGCAACTGAAAAAAATAACAACTGCAATGTCAGATGGTGACATGGGAGATTTAGACCAGCAAATAATAGGGGATATCTTTAAATATGTGAAACTAGAACAGGACATGCCTAAGTTAACAGAAAAGAAGGATTTGCTTCACTATTATTCTCCTACTTTAGTGATTACTGGAGTGAATGATATCTTTTTTCCAGTTGAACGTTTAAGTGATATAGTGAAAGATATAATTCCTAATTTAATAACATTCAGAACAATCGATATGGGACACTTTCCTTCCAATGAAGGATTGTTAAAAATAAATAACGATATTACGGACTTTTTGGATTCTTATTACTAA
- a CDS encoding IS3 family transposase (programmed frameshift), whose translation MGNQGVSKKFNEDFKKTVVNLYHSGNSVSNLSSEYGVSEVTIYKWIKRFSPINLEHGSTVTTDDLIQLKKQMRRLQEENEIFKKGYGHIREKVSKTELTATIEKYKDQHPIQALCEVLDIPRSTYYQSLHESESNRDRENKELTKEMMEIHIDSKKRYGAPKIHMELEKKGFFVSLKRVQRLMKKAGIRSIIQRKYHPYTSQHQVTEQENLLNRDFTTTTINEKWVGDITYIHTIKDGWCYLASVMDLHSKKIIGYSFSKTMTTDLVTKALDHAYETQFPKKELIFHSDLGSQYTSEEFAESIRSKGIKHSFSRKGCPYDHACIESFHAILKKEEVHQVKYLNYQSANMALFQYIEGWYNRKRIHGGIGYRTPKEVEDSIRACA comes from the exons ATGGGTAACCAAGGTGTTAGTAAAAAATTCAATGAAGACTTCAAAAAAACGGTGGTTAATCTTTATCATTCTGGCAACTCAGTAAGCAATCTAAGTAGCGAATATGGCGTGTCTGAAGTGACGATTTATAAATGGATTAAACGATTCTCTCCAATCAATTTAGAACATGGTTCGACCGTTACAACGGACGATTTAATCCAATTAAAAAAACAAATGCGCCGCCTTCAGGAGGAGAATGAAATAT TTAAAAAAGGCTATGGCCATATTCGCGAAAAAGTAAGTAAAACTGAGTTAACCGCTACGATTGAAAAGTATAAAGATCAACACCCTATACAAGCACTGTGTGAAGTCCTAGATATTCCAAGAAGTACGTATTATCAATCACTACATGAATCAGAGTCTAATCGTGATCGTGAGAACAAGGAACTAACCAAAGAAATGATGGAAATTCATATAGATAGTAAAAAACGGTACGGAGCACCCAAAATTCATATGGAACTCGAAAAAAAAGGATTTTTCGTGAGTCTAAAAAGAGTTCAAAGGCTAATGAAAAAAGCTGGAATCCGCTCCATTATACAAAGGAAATATCATCCTTATACTAGTCAGCACCAAGTAACAGAACAAGAAAACTTATTAAACCGAGACTTTACCACCACAACGATTAATGAAAAATGGGTGGGAGATATTACGTATATCCATACGATTAAAGATGGTTGGTGCTACTTAGCTTCAGTGATGGATTTACATTCTAAGAAAATCATAGGTTATTCCTTTTCAAAAACGATGACGACAGACCTAGTGACAAAAGCACTGGATCATGCGTATGAAACGCAATTTCCTAAAAAGGAGCTCATCTTTCATTCGGATTTAGGCTCTCAATATACAAGTGAAGAATTTGCAGAATCCATCCGTTCCAAGGGGATCAAACATTCATTTAGCCGAAAAGGTTGCCCATATGATCATGCTTGTATTGAATCGTTTCACGCTATTTTGAAAAAAGAAGAAGTCCATCAAGTTAAATACCTAAACTATCAATCGGCTAACATGGCTTTATTTCAATATATTGAAGGCTGGTACAACCGGAAAAGAATCCATGGAGGTATTGGGTATCGAACTCCAAAAGAAGTAGAAGACAGCATTCGGGCATGCGCATAG
- a CDS encoding DMT family transporter, which produces MMNKLSITFILIGAVMSVSTSAILVKLSTSPAPVLAFYRLFLAALLICPYFVWKSRKEIKNLTRREWLFSAIAGVLLAFHFILWFHSLEYTSVASSVVLVTLQPIFSFIGTYLLFKEKISYTGLLSACVAIIGSVIISWGDFSINGLALFGDLLALLACAFITGYLLVGQSVRERVSITTYTFTVYSFSSITLFLYCLVIQYPLIGYDMNEWTLFLLLAIFPTLLGHSLFNLLLKWVSTNIISIAILFEPVGAILLAYWLLREQVTLTQIIGGSVIILGISLFVLKR; this is translated from the coding sequence ATGATGAATAAACTAAGTATAACTTTTATTTTAATTGGGGCTGTTATGTCTGTTTCTACTTCTGCCATTTTAGTTAAGCTTTCTACCTCACCCGCACCTGTGCTTGCCTTCTATCGTCTTTTTTTAGCCGCCCTTTTAATATGTCCATATTTTGTTTGGAAAAGCCGAAAAGAAATAAAAAACCTAACTCGACGTGAATGGTTGTTCTCGGCTATAGCTGGTGTTCTTTTAGCTTTCCATTTTATTTTATGGTTCCATTCACTTGAATACACTTCTGTAGCGAGTTCTGTCGTACTTGTGACCTTGCAGCCGATTTTCTCTTTTATCGGTACATATTTATTATTTAAAGAAAAAATCAGCTATACAGGTCTTTTAAGTGCCTGTGTAGCGATTATCGGAAGTGTGATCATCAGCTGGGGTGATTTTAGTATTAATGGGCTTGCTTTATTTGGAGATTTATTGGCCCTTTTGGCTTGTGCGTTTATCACAGGATATTTGCTAGTTGGTCAATCTGTTCGAGAACGGGTATCTATCACCACGTATACGTTTACTGTTTATTCTTTTAGTTCCATCACACTCTTTCTTTATTGCCTGGTAATTCAATACCCTTTGATAGGATATGATATGAATGAATGGACTTTATTTCTCTTGTTGGCTATCTTTCCAACATTACTTGGACACTCTCTTTTTAACTTGTTATTGAAATGGGTGAGCACGAATATAATTTCCATCGCCATTCTGTTTGAACCAGTTGGAGCTATTCTGTTGGCTTATTGGTTGTTAAGAGAACAAGTGACATTAACGCAAATAATAGGTGGAAGTGTCATTATTTTAGGGATTAGTTTGTTTGTATTAAAAAGGTGA